In Hahella sp. KA22, one genomic interval encodes:
- the thrH gene encoding bifunctional phosphoserine phosphatase/homoserine phosphotransferase ThrH, with protein sequence MELACLDLEGVLIPEIWIAFAEKTGIDALRATTRDIPDYDVLMKQRLKTLNEHGYGLPDIQAVIAALEPLPGAQEFVAWLRHRFQVVILSDTFYEFAMPLMEKLGWPTLLCHRLEVDESGRVTNYVLRQKDPKRMSVQAFHGLNYRVIAAGDSYNDTTMLAEADAGILFKAPDNVIAEFPQFPAVRTYDELRAEFIKASRLVTD encoded by the coding sequence GTGGAACTAGCGTGTCTGGATTTGGAAGGGGTGTTGATACCCGAGATATGGATCGCTTTCGCGGAAAAAACCGGGATAGATGCTTTACGTGCGACAACCCGGGATATCCCGGACTACGATGTGCTGATGAAGCAGCGGTTAAAAACTCTTAATGAGCATGGTTATGGATTGCCGGATATTCAGGCCGTTATTGCTGCATTGGAGCCGCTTCCAGGAGCCCAGGAGTTTGTCGCCTGGCTGCGCCATCGATTTCAGGTGGTGATTTTGTCCGACACCTTTTACGAGTTCGCGATGCCGTTAATGGAGAAGCTGGGGTGGCCGACATTACTGTGCCATCGCCTGGAAGTTGACGAGAGTGGTAGGGTGACGAATTACGTGCTGCGCCAGAAAGACCCCAAACGAATGTCGGTGCAGGCGTTTCATGGCCTGAATTACCGTGTCATTGCTGCCGGGGACTCCTACAACGACACTACGATGCTGGCGGAAGCGGACGCCGGTATTCTGTTTAAGGCGCCTGACAATGTTATAGCTGAATTTCCGCAGTTTCCCGCGGTGCGTACCTACGATGAGCTGCGAGCGGAATTTATCAAAGCCAGTCGCCTGGTGACGGACTAA
- a CDS encoding T6SS immunity protein Tdi1 domain-containing protein has protein sequence MSITWNDLTVNIERLDKDGLISDWRWLVGDAAQPILLSSTGDAYLQERNGEIFLLSTGDGSYEKVADSYEDFRNKLRDTNLVNECFLAATVAQLKEEGFVLKPGMLYSFKKLPVLGGDYAAENFELMDIEVHFSITGQIHSQIKDIPAGEAIQLSAEWLE, from the coding sequence ATGTCGATAACCTGGAATGATCTGACGGTAAATATTGAGCGTCTTGATAAGGACGGCCTCATAAGTGATTGGCGTTGGTTAGTGGGGGATGCAGCGCAGCCTATTTTGCTTTCTTCCACGGGCGACGCCTACCTCCAGGAACGAAACGGCGAGATATTCTTGTTATCCACAGGCGATGGGAGCTATGAGAAAGTTGCGGACTCCTACGAGGACTTTCGTAACAAATTGCGAGATACGAACCTGGTTAATGAGTGCTTTTTGGCGGCTACTGTCGCGCAGCTCAAGGAAGAAGGCTTTGTGTTAAAACCTGGGATGTTGTACAGCTTCAAGAAACTGCCCGTCTTGGGCGGCGACTATGCGGCGGAAAACTTTGAACTGATGGATATAGAGGTTCACTTTTCTATAACAGGTCAGATCCACAGCCAGATTAAAGATATACCCGCTGGCGAAGCAATTCAGTTGAGTGCGGAGTGGCTAGAATGA
- a CDS encoding phosphoadenylyl-sulfate reductase, translating into MTPEYDVKELAREMEEWSPKEVMRKALELYDNIAISFSGAEDVVLIEIASKLKKNIQVFTLDTGRLHPETYRFIEKVRDHYNLQIETLSPNAEDVERLVKEKGLFSFYKDGHSECCGVRKVAPLRRKLATVDAWITGQRKDQSPSTRNKVALVEEDAAFGAPDRPLVKFNPLANWTSQDVWNYIRMFDVPYNELHTKGFISIGCEPCTRAVLPNQHEREGRWWWEESTIKECGLHAGNLKS; encoded by the coding sequence ATGACACCCGAATATGATGTAAAGGAACTCGCCAGGGAGATGGAAGAGTGGAGCCCCAAGGAAGTGATGCGTAAAGCGTTGGAGCTTTACGACAATATCGCAATTTCGTTCAGCGGCGCAGAAGATGTGGTCCTGATAGAAATCGCCAGCAAGCTAAAGAAGAACATCCAGGTATTCACGCTGGATACCGGTCGCCTGCATCCCGAGACCTATCGATTTATCGAAAAAGTACGCGATCACTACAATCTGCAAATTGAAACCCTATCCCCCAATGCGGAGGATGTGGAACGTCTGGTCAAGGAAAAGGGGCTTTTCAGCTTCTATAAAGACGGCCATTCCGAATGTTGCGGCGTTCGCAAAGTGGCGCCGTTACGGCGCAAGCTCGCTACTGTCGACGCCTGGATCACCGGGCAAAGAAAAGACCAAAGCCCCAGCACACGTAATAAAGTGGCGTTAGTGGAAGAAGACGCCGCGTTTGGCGCGCCGGATCGTCCTTTGGTCAAGTTCAACCCTTTGGCGAACTGGACGTCGCAGGACGTATGGAACTATATCCGGATGTTCGATGTTCCATACAATGAGCTGCATACAAAAGGATTCATCAGTATCGGTTGCGAACCTTGCACGCGGGCTGTGCTACCTAATCAGCATGAGCGTGAAGGACGCTGGTGGTGGGAGGAATCCACCATCAAAGAATGCGGGCTACATGCAGGCAACCTCAAAAGCTGA